A single genomic interval of Candidatus Hydrogenedentota bacterium harbors:
- a CDS encoding integrase core domain-containing protein, whose translation MDFTTVEVWTQGGLVTFYILVAMRISTRRIEIAGITPNPNAAWVQQIARNLTDCYDGFLRDSRYVLVDRDANFLAFCGVIEGSETKAVVTPPHSPNLNANLERYMRSVKSECLNRMIFFGERSLRRALTQFEAHYHGERNHQGLDNNLIEAGSEVGQAWGRVACCNRLGGMLRYYSRQVA comes from the coding sequence GTGGACTTCACGACGGTCGAGGTATGGACGCAGGGCGGCCTCGTCACGTTCTATATCCTGGTCGCCATGCGAATATCCACACGTCGTATCGAGATCGCTGGCATCACCCCCAATCCGAATGCTGCGTGGGTACAGCAAATCGCGAGGAACCTCACCGACTGCTACGACGGCTTCCTGCGTGACAGTCGATATGTGCTGGTCGACCGAGACGCCAACTTCCTCGCGTTTTGTGGCGTGATCGAAGGCTCAGAGACGAAAGCCGTTGTGACGCCGCCCCACAGTCCGAATTTGAATGCCAATCTCGAGCGATACATGCGCTCCGTAAAATCCGAGTGCCTCAACCGGATGATCTTCTTCGGCGAACGTTCATTACGTCGCGCCCTCACGCAGTTCGAAGCACACTACCACGGCGAGCGCAACCACCAGGGACTGGACAACAACCTGATCGAAGCGGGCAGCGAGGTCGGCCAAGCGTGGGGGAGAGTGGCTTGCTGCAATCGTCTCGGCGGCATGCTTCGGTACTACTCCCGTCAAGTTGCATAA
- a CDS encoding sialidase family protein translates to MSSLAWAALSWQSSGQPPSDAPSAARAVQRYALANCEIEIGPPSEVGRAQGHFWFSTLHRVEGQDILCEVVLADDKAQGQWPAALHLSRDGGATWKPLAQIECYGPISMSLEARKLLIMPYETWPVSEQDKRNARADGTEVALDENGTIHVQRTPMKFLGFPRELADYPGGEVYLLTNGNILRLKNGPWFTTFYGKFAGDGKDSVWSATSADNGSTWQYQATVAEGATLKEAPEGANESNSVRLADGRLLCVYRTGSDYHKSYSADEGATWTAPERMNGVFCVEPQLARLKNGILLLSGGRPGLYVWACADGEGKIWERVNLAEHHNAHVAEESMQYSPDWCGGKWTDPPGSTSYTGMALVGDNEVLVCYDRLGNGWNGAPGPLGTHDAVFCVRIKAWPNQPK, encoded by the coding sequence ATGTCTAGCCTGGCTTGGGCCGCCCTTTCGTGGCAGAGCAGCGGCCAACCGCCGTCGGATGCGCCTTCGGCCGCGCGTGCGGTGCAGAGGTATGCCTTGGCGAATTGCGAGATCGAGATCGGGCCGCCAAGCGAGGTCGGGCGCGCCCAGGGCCATTTCTGGTTCTCTACTCTGCATCGCGTCGAGGGGCAGGATATCCTTTGCGAAGTTGTGCTCGCTGATGACAAGGCGCAAGGCCAATGGCCGGCGGCTCTGCATCTGTCGAGAGACGGTGGCGCCACGTGGAAGCCTCTCGCCCAGATCGAGTGCTACGGGCCGATTTCGATGTCCCTCGAAGCTCGGAAGCTCCTCATCATGCCTTACGAAACATGGCCGGTTTCGGAGCAGGACAAGCGGAACGCACGCGCCGACGGCACGGAAGTCGCTTTGGATGAGAACGGCACCATCCATGTGCAGCGCACGCCGATGAAATTCCTGGGATTTCCACGCGAATTGGCCGATTATCCCGGCGGGGAAGTTTATCTGTTGACGAACGGTAACATCCTGCGCCTCAAGAACGGGCCGTGGTTTACGACTTTCTACGGTAAGTTCGCGGGCGATGGCAAGGATTCCGTGTGGTCGGCCACGAGCGCGGACAACGGCTCGACGTGGCAGTATCAGGCCACGGTGGCCGAAGGCGCCACTCTGAAGGAAGCTCCAGAAGGGGCCAATGAGAGCAATTCCGTACGGCTCGCGGATGGCCGGCTGCTCTGCGTGTATCGCACAGGCAGCGACTATCACAAGAGCTACAGTGCCGACGAAGGCGCCACGTGGACGGCGCCGGAGCGCATGAACGGCGTGTTCTGCGTCGAGCCCCAGCTCGCGCGCCTCAAGAACGGCATCCTTCTGCTCTCCGGCGGTCGGCCAGGCCTCTATGTGTGGGCGTGCGCGGATGGCGAAGGCAAAATCTGGGAGCGCGTGAATCTAGCCGAGCATCACAACGCGCATGTCGCCGAGGAATCCATGCAGTACTCTCCGGATTGGTGCGGCGGGAAATGGACGGATCCTCCGGGCAGCACCTCCTACACCGGCATGGCACTCGTAGGTGACAACGAGGTCCTGGTGTGCTACGACCGCCTCGGCAATGGATGGAACGGCGCGCCTGGCCCGCTGGGAACGCACGATGCCGTGTTCTGCGTGCGTATCAAGGCGTGGCCGAACCAGCCGAAGTGA